A genomic segment from Rickettsiella endosymbiont of Miltochrista miniata encodes:
- a CDS encoding O-antigen ligase family protein — translation MSVDALTPSRPLRDYFQRLSQIFAVATAFVLPISTAALMIFFSATVLCCLLAGNWYEKYLILRYNPMALMFIVFFALFLIGLTYTTVPRPVGLHTITKYSKFLLGFFLFSTFRNEKTAVAAFFAFLVAASITLLLSFIKFFGHSDLLHRFTSDSGVFKDHIFTGFLFAFSSYCFAVFAFSIKNAWRWLFVLLFLVTTYNVLFINLSRSGYVVLFSLLLLLASQLYTWKGLLAGLLISIFLCGSLLFLPANFKERLNLAHSEITQYEHGSFATSVGLRLEFYHNSLKLLKEHPWMGTGTGSFAQDYLALTQDKQFATKNPHNEYLNIAVQFGLLGVVILLGMFIVHAWTSFRLQGLRQYFAQAVLVSIAVGSLFNSWLMDVTQGCFYVIFTALLFAGLTYKSKDKDILKSN, via the coding sequence ATGTCTGTTGATGCATTGACTCCATCTCGTCCACTAAGAGATTATTTTCAACGGCTCAGTCAAATTTTTGCCGTGGCGACCGCATTTGTACTGCCAATATCAACGGCTGCATTGATGATTTTTTTCTCAGCAACGGTGCTATGCTGTTTATTAGCGGGGAATTGGTATGAAAAATATCTAATTTTGCGTTATAACCCGATGGCCTTGATGTTTATAGTATTTTTTGCATTATTTCTGATAGGGCTTACTTATACCACGGTGCCACGACCGGTAGGTTTACATACAATAACAAAATACAGTAAATTTTTGCTAGGATTTTTTTTATTTAGTACGTTTCGAAACGAAAAAACCGCTGTTGCTGCTTTTTTTGCATTTTTAGTAGCGGCGAGTATAACGCTGCTACTTTCTTTCATTAAATTTTTTGGCCATAGTGATTTACTGCATCGTTTTACTTCAGACTCTGGCGTTTTTAAAGATCATATTTTTACCGGGTTTTTATTTGCATTTAGCAGTTATTGCTTTGCGGTGTTTGCATTCTCAATCAAAAATGCTTGGCGATGGTTGTTTGTTTTATTATTTTTAGTAACGACTTATAACGTATTATTTATAAATCTAAGTCGCTCGGGTTACGTGGTGTTATTTAGTTTACTGTTGTTATTAGCTAGTCAACTATATACTTGGAAAGGTTTATTAGCGGGGCTATTAATTTCAATTTTTTTATGTGGCAGTCTATTATTTTTACCCGCTAATTTTAAGGAACGCCTCAATTTAGCGCACAGCGAAATTACACAATATGAACACGGAAGTTTTGCTACTTCGGTAGGCTTACGTTTAGAGTTTTATCATAATAGCTTGAAACTATTAAAAGAACATCCTTGGATGGGAACTGGCACCGGAAGTTTTGCGCAGGATTATTTAGCGCTTACACAAGATAAGCAATTTGCTACCAAAAATCCGCATAATGAATATCTAAATATTGCGGTTCAATTTGGCCTATTAGGTGTTGTTATTTTATTAGGCATGTTTATTGTTCATGCCTGGACAAGCTTTCGCTTGCAAGGCTTGCGTCAATATTTTGCCCAAGCGGTGCTGGTATCTATAGCAGTAGGTTCATTGTTTAATTCATGGCTGATGGATGTCACGCAAGGTTGTTTTTATGTTATTTTTACCGCTTTATTGTTTGCAGGCTTAACTTATAAATCCAAGGATAAAGATATTTTGAAATCAAATTAA
- a CDS encoding glycosyltransferase family 2 protein — protein MSLKSPSISVIVTTYNRPDALHLVLLALAQQTQLPNQVIVADDGSTDETRLLIGQLQNQLNYPLQHIWQKDEGFQAAKIRNKASLCANSNYLIFLDGDCVPFPDFIETHRLLAEPNWFVSGHRLLLEKQFTQKILQELLPIYKDSALEWLLHYFHRQSNRLFPLLRIRSNKLRKLHAKHWQGAKSCNLGLWKEDFLSVNGFDESFIGWGYEDSDLVIRLIRAGIYRKSGKFATPVIHLWHQQNDREKEQINLNLLKQIIENQQIRAKIGLN, from the coding sequence ATGTCATTAAAATCGCCAAGTATTTCTGTCATCGTGACTACCTACAATCGTCCCGACGCCTTACATTTAGTTTTGTTGGCCCTGGCACAACAAACGCAATTACCAAATCAAGTCATCGTGGCTGACGATGGTTCTACCGATGAAACGCGGCTATTAATTGGCCAATTACAAAACCAACTTAATTATCCACTGCAACATATTTGGCAAAAAGATGAAGGCTTTCAAGCCGCTAAAATCCGCAACAAAGCTTCTCTGTGCGCCAATAGTAATTATCTTATTTTTTTAGATGGCGATTGTGTGCCTTTTCCAGATTTTATTGAAACCCACCGCTTATTAGCTGAACCAAATTGGTTTGTTTCTGGTCACCGACTATTACTAGAAAAGCAATTTACGCAAAAAATTCTGCAGGAACTTTTGCCTATTTATAAGGACTCAGCGCTAGAATGGCTATTACATTATTTTCATCGCCAATCCAATCGTCTATTTCCTTTATTACGTATCCGATCAAATAAATTACGCAAATTACACGCTAAACATTGGCAGGGAGCAAAAAGTTGTAATTTAGGTCTGTGGAAAGAAGATTTTTTGAGCGTCAATGGTTTTGACGAAAGCTTTATAGGATGGGGCTATGAAGACTCAGACTTAGTGATACGTTTAATTCGCGCGGGCATTTACCGTAAATCTGGAAAATTCGCCACACCTGTTATTCACTTATGGCATCAGCAAAATGATCGCGAAAAAGAACAAATCAATCTTAATTTACTCAAACAAATAATTGAAAATCAACAAATTCGTGCAAAAATTGGTTTAAACTAA
- a CDS encoding glycosyltransferase family 9 protein codes for MVKSPPGRLLIICTRRIGDVLLITPLIRTFKRHWPEAKIDLLVFKGTESILHANPDIQNILTIEEHPDFLQHCQLIKKIFRVYDVAVSTLPGDKTTLYAYCAAKYRIGMLGADKSRWWKRLLLSEAVEYDGISTHTVLMNLRLAEILQLNLCSEIVIAWQEKDSQKVMQLVDTNKKLAILHLRPKFSYKEWIKEGWVGVANWLLQIGYTIVLTGDKQESEEKMAEELLDRLPEGAINMVGYLSLNQVGFLLSKAKIYIGPDTVVTHMAAALGIPTMALFGPSNPVKWGPWPKAWTLSNPFVRVGSQHRNNVYLMQGSGICVPCFQEGCDQHIRSRSQCLENLTAEQVINKVRLLINQPDIPSI; via the coding sequence ATGGTCAAATCACCGCCAGGAAGGCTTTTAATCATTTGTACTCGTCGCATTGGCGATGTTTTACTCATTACTCCATTAATTCGAACCTTTAAACGTCATTGGCCAGAAGCTAAGATTGATCTATTAGTCTTTAAAGGTACCGAGTCTATACTTCATGCAAATCCCGATATACAAAATATTCTTACCATTGAAGAACATCCTGATTTTTTACAGCATTGCCAGCTAATAAAAAAAATTTTTCGTGTTTATGATGTAGCGGTATCTACATTACCTGGAGATAAAACCACGCTATATGCTTATTGTGCCGCTAAGTATCGCATCGGGATGTTAGGTGCAGATAAAAGTCGCTGGTGGAAGCGTCTATTACTCTCTGAAGCCGTGGAATATGATGGTATTTCTACGCATACGGTATTAATGAATTTACGTTTGGCAGAAATTTTACAGTTAAATCTTTGTTCAGAAATTGTTATTGCTTGGCAGGAAAAAGATTCTCAGAAAGTAATGCAACTGGTTGATACGAATAAAAAATTAGCTATTTTACATCTGCGTCCTAAATTTTCCTATAAAGAATGGATTAAAGAAGGTTGGGTAGGCGTAGCAAATTGGTTATTACAAATTGGTTATACGATTGTTTTAACCGGAGATAAACAGGAGTCAGAAGAAAAAATGGCGGAAGAACTGCTGGATAGGCTGCCCGAAGGTGCTATTAACATGGTGGGCTATTTAAGCCTGAACCAAGTCGGTTTCTTATTGAGTAAGGCTAAAATTTATATTGGTCCGGACACCGTGGTAACGCATATGGCAGCTGCGTTAGGTATTCCAACCATGGCCTTATTTGGTCCCAGTAATCCAGTAAAATGGGGTCCTTGGCCAAAAGCCTGGACATTAAGCAATCCATTTGTTCGGGTCGGTTCTCAGCACAGAAATAATGTTTACTTGATGCAAGGTTCTGGAATTTGTGTTCCTTGTTTCCAGGAAGGCTGTGATCAACATATTCGAAGTCGTAGCCAATGTTTGGAAAATTTAACCGCCGAACAAGTGATTAATAAAGTCAGACTATTAATTAATCAACCGGATATACCTTCTATTTAA
- a CDS encoding glycosyltransferase family 2 protein, which yields MGIWYILQFSEFLKNYMLALSVIVIVKDAAMDIQRCLESVKWADEIIVLDSGSQDNTLEICRQYTQNIFSTDWPGFGIQKNRALNKAQGKWVLSIDADEYLSDRLIAEIKRIISKAENRLDAYAIKRVSFFCGKKIRFGDWGRDRVVRLFLRLPHIRFTPAIIHEHLNGYAHLGNLKAVIFHDTMKNISQVLIKLENYTNYWAQLAYQKHKNSGPLKAILHAIWSFIRGYFLHLGFLDGREGFILAISNAVGVFYRYVKLIYIYPGKNHVC from the coding sequence ATGGGTATATGGTATATTCTGCAGTTTTCTGAGTTTTTAAAAAATTATATGCTAGCGTTAAGCGTAATTGTAATAGTAAAAGATGCGGCAATGGATATCCAACGTTGTTTGGAGTCCGTAAAATGGGCGGATGAGATTATCGTTCTGGACTCAGGAAGCCAAGATAATACCTTAGAAATTTGTCGGCAATATACGCAGAATATTTTTTCAACTGACTGGCCGGGATTTGGTATACAAAAGAATCGAGCTTTAAACAAAGCGCAAGGAAAATGGGTGTTATCTATCGATGCAGATGAGTATTTAAGTGATAGATTAATTGCGGAAATAAAACGCATTATTTCGAAAGCTGAGAATCGACTCGATGCTTATGCCATTAAACGAGTTTCTTTTTTTTGCGGAAAAAAAATTCGTTTTGGTGATTGGGGTAGAGATAGAGTCGTTAGACTATTTCTTCGATTACCTCATATCCGATTTACACCAGCGATTATTCATGAGCATTTGAATGGATACGCGCATTTGGGTAATTTAAAAGCAGTGATTTTTCATGATACGATGAAAAATATTAGTCAAGTACTCATTAAATTGGAGAATTATACCAATTATTGGGCACAATTGGCTTATCAAAAACATAAAAATTCGGGTCCGTTGAAAGCAATTTTACATGCAATATGGAGTTTTATTCGTGGTTATTTTTTACATCTAGGTTTTTTAGATGGTCGTGAAGGGTTCATATTAGCAATCTCTAATGCAGTAGGTGTTTTTTATCGTTATGTAAAATTAATATATATTTATCCAGGGAAAAACCATGTCTGTTGA